One part of the Glycine soja cultivar W05 chromosome 11, ASM419377v2, whole genome shotgun sequence genome encodes these proteins:
- the LOC114375813 gene encoding isoleucine N-monooxygenase 1-like, translating to MGYAPAFIWPHLQSFLIYLIVMFCGFTITKILRYHLVVKPKLPPGPKPWPIVGNLPQMLANKPVFCWIHNLMQEMKTEIACIRLGNVHVIPVTCPSIACEFLRKHDVDFASRPLTMATDIMSSGYVTIAIVPFGEQWKKMRRIVVNELFSPLRHQWLQGKRNGEADNIMFYVYNKCKNVNNGGLVNVRDVAQHYCCNVTRKLIFNTRYFGKGREDGGPGLEEVEHVNTIFTLLKHVYAFSVSDYIPCLRILDLDGHKSKVKKGMRTMKKYHDPIIEKRMKQWNDGSKTVEEDLLDVLISLKDVNNNPTLTLKEIKALTIELMLGGADNPSNAVECALAEMINQPYILQQATEEVDKVVGKQRMVQESDITNLNYVKACVREAFRLHPVVPFNPPHVSTNDTMVGNYFIPKGSHVLLSRHGLGRNLKVWNNEPHKFKPERHIKNDGSMIVLSEPDLKFISFGTGRRGCPAIVLGSTMTVMLLARLVHAFSWSAPPNVSSVNLVKANNGVMLLEPLVLVAKPRLTPGFYYT from the exons ATGGGTTATGCCCCTGCTTTCATATGGCCCCACCTTCAatcttttctaatttatttgattgtaaTGTTTTGTGGCTTTACCATCACCAAAATCTTGAGATATCACTTAGTGGTAAAGCCCAAACTGCCCCCAGGTCCAAAACCATGGCCTATAGTAGGTAACCTTCCTCAAATGCTTGCAAACAAACCTGTGTTCTGCTGGATACACAATCTTATGCAAGAAATGAAAACCGAAATTGCATGTATCCGCCTAGGAAATGTCCACGTAATCCCAGTGACATGTCCCAGCATTGCTTGTGAATTTTTGAGAAAGCATGATGTTGATTTTGCATCAAGACCACTAACCATGGCCACTGATATCATGTCTAGTGGTTATGTGACAATAGCTATTGTACCCTTTGGGGAACAATGGAAGAAAATGAGGAGAATCGTTGTCAACGAATTATTCTCCCCCCTCAGGCACCAATGGCTTCAAGGAAAAAGGAATGGAGAAGCTGATAACATCATGTTTTATGTCTacaacaaatgcaaaaatgtgaACAATGGGGGCCTTGTGAATGTCAGAGATGTTGCGCAACATTATTGTTGCAATGTGActagaaaattgatttttaatacaAGGTACTTTGGAAAGGGTAGGGAGGATGGAGGCCCTGGTTTAGAGGAAGTAGAACATGTGAATACTATTTTCACATTGCTTAAGCATGTTTATGCCTTTTCTGTTTCTGATTATATCCCGTGCTTGAGGATTCTTGATTTAGATGGCCATAAGAGCAAGGTGAAGAAAGGTATGAGGACGATGAAGAAGTATCATGATCCAATCATTGAAAAGAGAATGAAGCAATGGAATGATGGATCAAAGACCGTTGAAGAGGACTTGCTGGATGTTCTCATCTCACTCAAAGATGTCAACAATAATCCTACATTGACATTGAAGGAAATCAAGGCCCTAACTATT GAACTTATGCTTGGAGGAGCAGACAATCCGTCAAATGCAGTTGAATGTGCACTTGCAGAAATGATAAATCAGCCATATATACTTCAGCAAGCCACTGAAGAAGTGGATAAGGTTGTAGGTAAACAAAGAATGGTGCAAGAATCAGATATTACAAATCTTAATTATGTAAAGGCTTGTGTAAGAGAAGCTTTTCGCCTTCATCCTGTTGTGCCTTTCAATCCTCCCCATGTCTCAACAAATGACACAATGGTTGGCAATTATTTTATTCCAAAGGGTAGCCATGTGCTACTAAGCAGACATGGACTTGGGAGAAACCTTAAAGTGTGGAATAATGAACCTCACAAGTTCAAGCCTGAACGCCACATAAAGAATGATGGATCTATGATTGTTTTGTCAGAGCCAGATTTAAAGTTCATATCATTTGGCACTGGAAGGAGAGGTTGTCCTGCAATAGTACTTGGTTCTACAATGACTGTAATGTTATTGGCTAGGTTGGTTCATGCCTTCTCTTGGAGTGCACCTCCAAATGTATCAAGTGTCAACCTTGTTAAGGCTAATAATGGGGTTATGCTTCTTGAGCCACTCGTGTTAGTAGCCAAGCCAAGATTAACACCAGGGTTTTACTATACGTAA
- the LOC114375405 gene encoding linoleate 13S-lipoxygenase 3-1, chloroplastic-like, giving the protein MSVTDMHAESRVEMPLPMYVPRDEQFDESKLNTFVIKRLKAVVHNLIPGLKASLSANNHDFNRFSDIDDLYSDGLPLQDEILKKIPLLQVLTKIQECSQGLLKYDTPKIISKDKFSWLRDDEFSRQAIAEVNPVNIEGLKVFPLVSKLDPETYDHQDSALKKEHILGQLNGMTVQQAIVENKLFMVK; this is encoded by the exons ATGAGTGTTACAGATATGCATGCTGAGAGTCGTGTGGAGATGCCACTGCCTATGTACGTACCAAGAGACGAACAATTTGATGAGTCTAAGCTGAACACATTCGTAATCAAGAGGCTCAAGGCAGTGGTCCATAACTTGATCCCTGGTCTTAAGGCTAGTCTTTCTGCTAATAACCATGACTTCAATAGATTTTCAGACATTGACGACCTTTACAGTGATGGCCTGCCCTTGCAAGatgaaattttgaagaaaattcCATTGTTACAAGTGCTCACAAAGATACAAGAATGCAGCCAGGGACTTCTTAAGTATGACACTCCCAAGATTATTTCTA AGGACAAGTTTTCCTGGCTGCGAGATGATGAATTTTCCCGGCAAGCAATAGCAGAAGTCAACCCTGTTAACATTGAGGGGCTTAAAGTTTTCCCACTGGTGAGCAAACTCGACCCGGAAACATATGACCACCAAGATTCTGCACTCAAAAAAGAGCATATTCTAGGACAACTTAATGGCATGACCGTGCAACAG GCAATAGTGGAAAATAAGCTGTTTATGGTAAAGTAA
- the LOC114373179 gene encoding nicotinate phosphoribosyltransferase 1-like: MAARNTEKLINFDLYFRKNPFGGEHTVFSGLEECMMFVANYKLNEEDIDYIKNNLSVSCEDGFLDYLRRIDCSDVEVYAILEGSVVFPMVPILRIEGPIAVIVQLLETPFVNLINFALLVSTNDARHHFVVGKTKTLLEFGLRRAQGPDGGVGASKYSYIGAFDATRADSAAVTITTTDLVSKSVAIESLISGTRASPLV; the protein is encoded by the exons ATGGCGGCGAGGAACACCGAGAAGTTGATAAAT TTTGATTTGTATTTTCGAAAGAACCCCTTTGGAGGGGAGCACACTGTTTTTTCTGGTTTGGAAGAATGCATGATGTTCGTGGCTAATTACAAGCTCAACGAGGAAGACATTGATtatatcaaaaataatttatctgttTCATGTGAG GATGGCTTCCTTGACTATCTTAGAAGAATTGATTGTTCTGATGTTGAGGTGTATGCTATTCTCGAAGGATCAGTTGTTTTTCCTATGGTGCCCATACTGAGAATTGAAGGTCCAATTGCCGTGA TTGTTCAATTGCTGGAAACACCTTTTGTCAatctaattaattttgcatTATTAGTTTCTACTAATGATGCAaggcatcattttgttgttggaAAAACAAAAACTCTACTTGAGTTTGGACTACGAAGGGCACAG GGGCCTGATGGTGGAGTGGGTGCATCAAAGTACAGTTACATTGGGGCATTTGATGCAACAAG GGCAGATTCTGCAGCTGTGACAATCACCACGACAGATCTTGTTAGCAAGAGTGTGGCAATTGAGTCTCTG ATTTCTGGAACTAGAGCATCTCCTC